A window of Malania oleifera isolate guangnan ecotype guangnan chromosome 2, ASM2987363v1, whole genome shotgun sequence genomic DNA:
TTCACCTTTTATTCTCTagtcatttttgaatttttatttcacAAAATATCTCTCTATGATGTAAAAGTGGGAGAGGCTTATTCACGTGGAAAAGATGCTATCATCAAAAATAATAGAAGGATGCTAGCACAACAGCATCACCATTCACCACATTGCTCCATGTTCATGCTTATATGTATTCGTGTTCAAATTAAAATTACTCAATTGCATTAGTTTGAGCAAGCAAATTCAAGTTAGACTCAAACTCTAGtccaattaaaaatttaacaagTTTAGACATGATAAAACTCCAATTGTCTCAACTTATTTGTACCCTAATTCCATTATCTATGATTAACTTCCCATAGCCCTtatttcaactccattaaactCAACTCcataattttaatttctattttaaattttaactttcaaaattaacttttctttaaaaaaaaaaaaatactaaatttcAATACCATCACTTAGGAAGGGTGTGTGTataatgctattttttttttctccattttcaTTATTGAAAACATAATATGGCTTTACCTTACTTCTTGAACAAAGGGGAGAACCCAATGTAGTTGGAAAGCTGACTGCTACTAGAAATTTGATGATGGGAGGTATAAACAAACAAGATACTAGTGATTCTACTATTCTAGAAATTCATGGAGGTATACCtgcaaaacaatcattttataggATTTCAAGTGATCATCATAGCAATATTATATTTTCTATAGTATCCATCTTATCAACAATATCATCTTCCTCGAAAAATATTCAAAACAGGGCATCTAAATTTTCTTATGATCATCATAATATTATGAATAATACCATTCTTAAGCAAACAATATTCTATTTTCTACAATAACAAATACCAAGAGTAAATGAATCACTAAAAATAACAAACAATGTATTAATATGTATTTGAACTTTGCCAAATGTTATTCCAAatgatgtatttttttttaacttctcaaattcaaatacaCAAACACAAAGATTATGTTTGGTACACCACATAACTTGGAAATAAAATTTGGAACAAGAAACTTCCTCAAAAAGGGAGCCAAGCACAGGCTTAAAGCCTTAAACCATGGATTGCTAAAATATTACTTCAACCATTCATTTCATAAATAaccacaaaatttaaaaaaaaaaaatcagaaaaagaaaGCTCTATCACCTATTGGACTCCCATAGTTATCATCATCTAGCTAGAAGGTGAAAAAACTCTATCACCTATTAGACTCCCATAGTAATCATCATCTAACTAGAAGGTGAAAATTCAAGTATCCATATTAAAAAGAACTGAACCCACCCACCCGCCCACCcacccatacacacacacacacacaacaattaagaaaacatcaaaaaattaaaagcaaaACTCCTCCAACAACTAGACACCCATAGCGAATGGGACGGAGTGGGACAAAGTTGATGTAAATACGACTCCTTTGGCAGGCCTTGAAATTTGAAGTTGAAACAAAATATCATATAGTAAACCAATGATGCAAAAGTTGTAACAATAATCCACATTTTGAACCaccaagaatagaaatcctatgCCAATATATGTTGTTGTATGGGTTACACACAAAAATTTTAAACCATGTAATTGCTATATTGTGAGACCTGTGGATTTAAAGAACCCTCTAATACCAAGTGAAATTAGAAACATAAAACCCAATGAACCATCTTGGTAGAATTATAAACACAATTTCTGCAGTATTGAATGAACACAGAACATACTGACACATAAACCAAGCATGAACGTACATAGCACGcacactttatttatttattttttctagcATAACCTTAACAAACTTTAGCAAAACTCATTTGCAGCTgggattttaatttaaattttattctaTTACTAGAGCATAGTTTCTTACACATGAatttaaaatctatataaataaaTGTTTCGAGCATAAAGGTTTCAACAGAATTAATTTTCATCTAACAGTTTCCAAAGGAACAATTTCAATCCTAGAACCTAATCATAAAATTCGATGGACTCTATATAGAGCCAATAGATCCAATTGAAACCATACGTAGATTGAGATTCAATCCTATAATCTGACCAAACACATAGACTTCAGCAGTTGATACAAATTGTGAttcaaaccaataattttaatatgtatagaGCAAGATCGATGAACAAGGGGACTTACCCTAGATTTGATTTTGGATAAAACCACTAGATACAATTCATAGCTAGATTTGATTTGGTGCTCCCCTTGTTCCTTCCTCTTGGTTTGAGAAGTCACAAGTTGAGAGAGTCGAGGAGAGAAATCACAAGTGAGAGAGAGAATGATACCGGATAAATTTGACAATGGATCTACTAGGAATTTGAACAGATTCAGCAGCATAGACAAAACCTATAAATTTTCTCAAGAAAATTTTTACCTataagaaaaaacaaaaagaatggATTAATACAAAGAATctgaaaaatgaaagtaaaaaatCAGCGGTTGATtaatgtaaaaaatatatatataaatgtagaAGATTGTACCTGTTCAGATATGAGATCTTCGCGGATCGGAGCACAAAACACCTGCAGAGAGTGGTTGGATTTAACGATAGGGCAAGGCAGCTTCTTTGTTTAGGGTCAGGCCAGGTGAGCTTGGTGAACTTCTTGACGGTGATCCACTGGCGGTTTGGGAGGCGACCCATTGTACACGAAATTAGGGGCTTTCTCCCCGCTCTCGGAGATGATGAAATCTAAGCTGAAGTTGTTGGTGTCGGCTTTGAAATCGGCGAGGGAGAACTGCGAGAAGGGAGGAGGGGGAAGCAACAGTGGCGACGAGAAGCAACAGCAGCGGCGGGAAGCAACGAAGGCGACAACAGTAGCCGCGGGGAAGGCTAGAGAGGACGGGCACAGGTCGAGAGAAGGAATGAGGGAGGAGGAAAGAAGAGAtgagggaaaggagggaaaaaGGGAGATTGGGAAAGGAGGGAGATTGGGGTAATCGTGCGGGCGAAGACGAATTTAGCTTAagttaaagtattagtgacgattttaaaactgtcactaatagcctattattagtgacgaatcttctaaatcgtcactaatattgttaactaaattatttttatatttttttttaactaaaaaaaaatattagtgacgatttacaaaactgtcactaataccctagtaatagtgacgaatctcccaaaccgtcactaatactattaactaaattattttcatattttttaaataaaaacactatcaGTGACGGtttacaaaaccgtcactaataccctattattagtgacgaatctcccaaaccgtcactaatactattaactaaattattttatattttttaaataaaaatattattagtgatggattattaAACCGTccctaataccctattattagtgataaatctctcaaaccatcactaatactgttaactaaattatttttatattttttaaataaaaacactattagtgacggtttacaaaattgtcactaataccctattattagtgacaaatttctcaaacctgtcactaatactgttaactaaattatttttatattttttttaaataaaaacactattagtgacggattactaaaccgtcactaataccctattattagtgacaaatctcccaaaccgtcactaatactgttaactaaattattttaatatttttttaaataaaaacactattagtgacggtttaaaaaatcatcactactaactggctattagtgacgaattctctgaaccttcactaatagtgttaaataaattatttttatttattaataaatactagtagtgacggttagttAATATTCACTATTAAGTGACTTTTTGTGAtaaatttaatccgtcactaatatcctacaaTAGTCGTTAATATTTTTCCGAAATAATTTTCGCACAAAAAATTGTTTCCCGcgtggtttttagtgacgaaagtattagtgaaggttttaaaatcgtcactaatagtgttgtattagtgacggctgctaaaatcgtcactaatgcttatactattagtgacagttcttaaaaactgtcactaataccaacttttagtgttgaaattgaatttgtcactaatactttcgtcactaaaaaataatttttgtttgtagtgtatataagaaagatgggttcaagttgggtgatccaatggcaaacatgGTGGCGAATGGTAGAGACATGACTTTAGGCGTTAAGGCCATGGGACATCGTACTTAGGTAGGTGAAGAGAAACAGGTGTCATAAAGCTGCAGTAGCAGCAATGAGCATATTGAGTAGGTGGAGTTGGGGACTCAGGGCAGGAGTGCAAAGAGTTCTAACTTAGGAGACTTGTAGTATCACAAGATAAATTGGAGcaaaaaggagattgtgatgcaggtggagtttcaGACTCAGGGTAGTGATGACATTGGTCATGATGTATGGAGTTCAAACTCGAGAGACCAACAAGATCACAATGGGCTCATAGGCACTATCGCGCCACCATCCAAGTGTGATCTGtggtcttatgcaaccattactaccatgaaggatcctactacctttcaggaggTAGTGCCAACTAGGAGAAAGGTATGTGGAcaggtgctatggtggaggagatggaggtacTACATAATTAAGAATTAGACCGAGGGTGGTGGTGCTTTTAAAGGGGGGGAGGGAGATATGCTGCAAGTGGGCAAGTATTCCattgttttatgtgagtgacatgtcAATTACTTGGAAGGTTccgactgaggtaaatcagtcaAGGACTCTGTTGAGAACGaaagttgacatgaaggtgttgGGTGCTGCCCAGAGTACTTTTGTGTTGGAGATTCAAAAGAGTAAAGTTATAAGGAGATTGAgattatctcagggtgactttgtaGTCATAGATGTGGGAGATTGTTGTTATCTAAAGGTGGTTGTATGGACATAACTACATaaagattgtggttatctcacgGTGGTTTGGGGGATTAGGTGTTGTGTAGGTTTAGCATGATTAGTGTTAAACCGATCACTCGTACACCATTGGTGAATCTAAGTAAATAGTCTAGAGCACAATACTCGAGGGCAGACGATGATGTTTAGGTTGTGTCAAATGCTTCCTACACCAGTGCAGTTGGGTACTTCAGCGGGCAATAAAGGGTTCCATCAGTTGTGAGGTTTACAAATGGAGACTATGCAGGAGGATTGGAAGACATAAGGCTTGCAACGGGGTACATtatgggaaggcctaattgttggaagtgtGGGGTACAATCTCAGGGTGCACTAGTTACAACTGGATCAGAGTTCttggcagtggctgaggctgctaaggtagcattgtggttcaGAGGATCGTTCAAGGACTTGGGTGTTCAATTAGGTGGAGTTCCTGTTACCACGGCCAAGTTCAAGCGTGGCTCAGACTTGGTTTATGTCTATAGGTGTTAGAGGGGAGGCGGGTTCCTAATCTACTAGCTCGGGTGGAGCAGCGGGGCGATTATGCTTTGGGGTTTTTCCTAGGTGGTGAATATTCCCTAAGGTTGAGATTGTTTGGGATATGGCTCATACTCtaagtggaacacatgtaccAAAGAAGGCACTATGACGCGAAGGACTAAGGAAAAGGGAGGGCAAACCTTCGACGGTTTGGGGtgtaaccgtcgacgatttcagcaAGTGTAGGTTTCAGATTTTCAATTCCGAATTCAGTAGATTGGGCTAATCAGAAGGATTTTCTTCTGAAAGATTGCTACAAAAAtgttttagatcaactataggTCTTTTGTAtgcattagattgttatataaacatTATTATGTAACTCTAGATGAAATTAAGCTTCAAGAAAGCTTCAAAGCTTGTAAGCTTCataattgatagtgaaaattgttgttactctcgtggacgtaggcaaatttccaaaccacgtaaatttttgtgttttgattgttgctttcattggttcttattgttgagtgattgctagGTTCGTATAATTTATCATTGAGTTCTTACTTGCTTGTTACATTGATTGTTCATGACAGTTTGTGTGAGATCTTTCGCTACTCACATTCGGCACCGACAATTAGTTTCTGATGACTAATTATTGAGAATAACAATCGGTATCAAACCCGGATGATTGTTGGTGTGGTGAACAACAATTAATTAGTATCAGAGCGCCAATTGTGCACAACAAATTTCTTTATAGAAAAGAAAAGTGTCTTTTTAAGAGAGAATAGGAAAAGTTAGGCGTGAGTTTGAGTGAGAAAACACAAGGTTGGGCCGACAAActgaaaaagaataaaaaaatgaagaCTTTTGGTGGCGATTCATTGcaacaatttaaaataattgtCATTAAAAGTTATTCAATAGTGGCAATTGTTTCTTTTGCCATCATACCCATTATTTAACATGACAATTAGCTGAAATTAATGAATCACTGTTAAATAATTACTACTAAAGAGCACGTTATAGTGTGTGTTCACAAATGTATGTGGCATGTATTATCATTAAACTGTTATAAGATTCAATGGGTTGAAGCAAAAGGTAATAGATTATGATGGTATGCTTTTCTATTGGGAACAATTTGTTTGGGTGATAACACTGCCATATTGTATGctaatgataataattaataatatttgaaaaaatagaaCTTGAATATTCATACAAGTGAATAAATACCTGCAAAGCATTATTAATGCTATTATCATCATATATGGCATATTTTGAAATAAAACATCCTTTGGGAACACATAAACTTGTGTATTGATATATGTGCATTTCTCTTATTAAGAAACTAACTCGCTAGGTCAGAACAATAAGTCCGTGTAGGCTCAAAgtagaggttttttttttaaaagaaaataattgcTTTTTTGCGATGAAGAGGTTCACTCAAGGAGCAATAATTATATGTTttgaatatgggaatgaaatgaaatgaaatataatgATTACTGAAATGAACCATTCTCTCTCCAATTTAACAAATCAAATATAAGTATAAATCTTAGCTACCTTATAAAACAGTCAAagaattcttcttcttcttcttcttcttcttcttatatttattactttgatttttttttttttcaattttctgagCTGTGTTTGTTTAATGGAGCCAGCTGGTTTTACTCTTAATTATTAAGAGTTAAAACTGCAAGTAGAGTTCACAGGGAAGTACTTGAGCTGCATTTTGAGTCAtatgaattttgagttttgaatttaaatttgtataaatttgagtaaaatttactttaattttaatatttaattaaattcatataaattcaaacttaagatttttttcttattacaaagttaattttaaaaaaataatactgCTCTAcgtgtatataaatatatgccTCGCGCACATGTCATGTGATTGTTATCTCGCAGCAGGGCGGCGGAGGCTCGAATTCAAAGCCATGCCATAACCGATCCAGAAGTATATATGTAAGCCTAAACAAAACTAAACTCTAAACTATACGTATGCATGGCATGGCCCAAGATTAAGATTAATGGTGAGAACTGAAGTTTGAAATTACGTACCAATTAATGCATGAATTTACCACATTTAATTTTGGATCTCATTGAAGAATGAATTGaatgaatttaattaatttctaGGTAGGCGCATGGGTGGAGGGGTGAAATTATTAATGAGGCTTGATTGAAGAAGCCAAGAGGGGGAAGAGAAGAATAGCAAGGATGGCAGCGACGAGAACGACGGCAATGCAAGTCCACTTCCTGGAGCTCTTCTGGTTCTCCCTGGCCTCCTGCAGCTGCTCCGTCCCCCTCCGCACGAAGGAATTGGCGTGCGCCACGTGGCTCTCGATGTTGTTGAGCTGCTGGCCCTGTGCCTCCACCAGCGCCGCCATGTCGAGGAACACCTGGTGAAGCTCCACCAGGTTCTTCTCAATCTCCTTGACGGCGTCGTGGCGCTCCTGCATCTCGGAGATGGTGTCCATGATCTGGCCCCTCCCCTGCTCCTGAATCGCCTTCTGCAGCAGCGTCTCGCTCCCGCCGTTGGCCATCAGGTTGTCAATCACCTCCTCCTCCGCCCTCTCCCCCGTGATGGTGAAGTACCTCCGCTCCACCGTTTCCTTGTACTCCGCCGATATCTTGGCCCTCAGCCTCTGGAAATCGTCCATCATGTCCTTCAGCTTCTTCCCCAGCCCGCTCACCACCGACGTCCTCGTCCGGTCCGCCGACGACCCCGGTCCGCACCCCTGTATCCTCCGGTTCGTCTCGTTGGACCGCTCCAGCGCCTCCAGCTTCCCCTTGATCACCTTCACCCGCTTCAGCACCTGCTCCACGTCCGAGTCCATCCGCCCCCGCACCTCCTTCATTGTGTTGGCATTGTGGGCGATCCGGCTCTCCTCGTTCGACTCCTGCAGGCGTCTGTGGAGCTTCTCCACCGCCTGCATGTCTTGCTTCACGTTCTCTACATCTTCGAAGAATTTCTCCAGGTTGATGCTCTCTTTCCCGGCCTCGCCGCCCCCCGCCTCGATGTCATCCAGGTACGCCTGGTGCTTCAGGTCGGTGTATTTTTTGAAGGAAGTGCTGGAGAAGAGATCGTTCATCTTGTTTGCTTGcttgctttctttctttctttctttttttcttggaAATTAATTAAAGATAAAGGGGCAGTGATCGATCAGTACGGATGAAGTATTTTCTTCCGGGGAATTGGAATTGGAACTATTGGATTAACCGCAGCCGTCAAATTAAAAGAAAGGGCAGTATGCGTGGGTAGGTACGTGCCTGATTGATCTTGTTGGATCCTTCCTTCCTTCCTTCCTTCCTTCCTTCTTCCCCCGGAATAGATAGCTGCATGCACTGGAGCGGTACTGATGATCTGATCTCTAAGAATATGAGGCAGCTTTTTTCTTCTCCATTGgatgattttaattaaaattgGGAGGGAAGATCGAAGATGGAAGAGAGAAGGTGACGAGGGCAAATCTTGGATGAAGAGTGACGAACGTGGTTTCATGTCTGAGAGTGTGGAGGGGTACGAGAGGCGTGCAGTGAACATTTGATGAGGACCGACCAAGCCGGCATGGGGACGGTTGTATGTGGACGGAGGGAATTTAATATACTCATGTATGTATGACTGGCAGCTTTCTTTCTACCACATGGCACGGCACGGGATGCCCTGCTTTCGGTCCGCAGAAATCCTAGGGACACCATTGACTTGGTCCCATCAATTAGTTTGCACCCAAATTGTAGTCTCACTAAGTGCATGCATATATGCCAAATTAAGTCAACAACAAATTAAAAAAGGGTCATGCTCTTTCATGTCTATCACCTTAATTAGGCATGGAGTGCAATGGTTCAGCACTGTCTTATTTGCCGGTATATTTTTGGATAATTATGTGAAAGGCTGTGGCTCCTCCTAGATATTTATGGGTTGCGCCAGTGCTAAACTTGCACCTTAAAACATGCCAACTATGTAAGAGGTGACAATAGATGCCATATGTTGCAATATCATTTTGAATTAGATATGTTATTTACAAGATATGACATATTTATATGACGTCCCGAATTTtcatgccaatttttttttttcaataataaatattaatcgcCAAACATCGGCCACACCAGAACTTTGATACCATTTCAACAAAACCCGACCCGTAATGGGTACCACGTAAACAGTCATCTCATAAATACAAGCCTAACAGCAGAAGTCAACATATACACACTATTCAGAATACAATTACCCAGAGAATTAAatcatccatatatacatacTTGTTTAACACATTTCCTAAAAACACAACATCCTAGAGGAAACACACATCCCTAgttcaaaacactcaccctatatatcagggtATCAACTCCCCACTATCTCAAAGCTCTATCACCAGCTTGGTCACCGTTTCCTgtaatatttagatatttgggtgagacacatctcagtaagaatgaataaattatttacagtgtgtggcaatacaagttcagttataacacattttacttttcaaatcatcaattcatctgagaaaatacactgacatACTCACTCATAACATGTaggtataaaacacaagcttttataagttttaaaatcatttctcaagcttttataagctttaaaatcattgcacacccatacatgtagctcccctctattTTGATATCGTTTATAACCTTACCCAATTAACTCAGGTTCGGCTGTAACTGATACtcatcaaggcactcaccttactcaataagccctcaggtggagagcttcacttcgcctcaattatttatgttattaactcacacatccATTTTACTATCCAGCATATAAGTATCCTTGGTTCCCAGTACCaatatcgcgtctgtaactcatggttgccctgaggatctcttttccacgccatgcttccccccatggtcaaggttgtgcagcccaaaagctggatctaaccacggttggccgacccggtttgatcaaaatatcatatcatatatcccgcgtctgtagtatgactggccggtCTATAGTCCTGATTtgaactcagggggcacaacaactctactaaatggctcagtcgactgtcatgccacaagctccaagagtctgtgtggttgcactatcatcactagcaacggtactgtacttaatatcataacccatcattagggtttccataaacGTCCGTaggggttatcattaccacatacccgcatcaatcatatttcaatgatcccattacaACTTTCACACTttgtaatgttcacatttcccagaatttacaatcagtattctcaatttaatattcacatttcagaaatcacatttcaatattcatattgcataaTTTACATTATAATATTCCCTTTtctaatattcacatttcatgtcatactaatacatatatatcatttcacacatttcatcatttctgaataaaaaatttcattattttagCAATATACATATCCAGGTTTCACTTCTCGTTATTTCTCATAAAACTcttcaatatacatatacatatattatttctattgtttctcaataaaacaattcttaTTTTATAATCATTTTCCTCTAAACATATCAGTGTTtcacatatcaatatttcttacaaaatactcattaatatttatcacttttcatcacctcttatatttcaaaaatcaaagcaccacaattcaatataaatcatatgccacgcaactttatctaatattcatatcataataattttaggtcaaatatcatatactcattttcacatatttactaaatcattagttttcaaaataactgtaataatttattctgcttacctgatttcctaaattacgcctgcagggatcccaaaattatacccgcagcgctcacccgaaccctgaattcaataacacTAGTTCAACCCCAACATTTTCAAATTCACATTAATTAAAAGCCTATGCCtacaacgatcccacgagaaatctactccgctagacttgtagagaatcatccctagattctcatggtggtatccgatcgtcaatttgacttgagatttaagaaaaattgacgtaagagtgagaatttaccttaccctaggagatatgcctacgtcacTTTTAcaacaaatccattccagtagaAATATCAGTGGCAGAGAATGGAACACAGTGGTATTTTTCGATTTTCGATCGGCACCCGTTTGGtcgaaaaaattgaggagagtgggagaaagaCGAGATGCTTAGGGGGGGAGTTCTGCCTCCTTCTCAGTTTCAATTCCTTCTTCTGGAAGGAatgcttcatatatatatatatatatataaaatataatattattatattatattatattaatatactattatgttatagtatttaattaataataataatttaattaattaattaattaactaattatttttttatttttttattttattttatttatttatttatttatttatttattattattattattattattattattattattattttgaaatcacta
This region includes:
- the LOC131148788 gene encoding syntaxin-124-like → MNDLFSSTSFKKYTDLKHQAYLDDIEAGGGEAGKESINLEKFFEDVENVKQDMQAVEKLHRRLQESNEESRIAHNANTMKEVRGRMDSDVEQVLKRVKVIKGKLEALERSNETNRRIQGCGPGSSADRTRTSVVSGLGKKLKDMMDDFQRLRAKISAEYKETVERRYFTITGERAEEEVIDNLMANGGSETLLQKAIQEQGRGQIMDTISEMQERHDAVKEIEKNLVELHQVFLDMAALVEAQGQQLNNIESHVAHANSFVRRGTEQLQEARENQKSSRKWTCIAVVLVAAILAILLFPLLASSIKPH